A genomic window from Lotus japonicus ecotype B-129 chromosome 1, LjGifu_v1.2 includes:
- the LOC130729692 gene encoding chloride channel protein CLC-a translates to MGEESLTIHNKMEEVVEREEEEVIDPEGNPLNQPLLIKRNRTLSSNPLALVGAKVSYIESLDYEINENDLFKHNWRSRSRVEVLQYIFLKWTLALLVGLLTGIIATLINLAVENIAGYKLLAVLRYIHTERYLAGFLYFTGVNLFLTLIAAVLCVCFAPTAAGPGIPEIKAYLNGIDTPNMFGATTLIVKIIGSIGAVAAGLDLGKEGPLVHIGSCIASLLGQGGPDNYKIKWRWLRYFNNDRDRRDLITCGASAGVCAAFRAPVGGVLFALEEVATWWRSALLWRTFFCTAVVVVVLRAFIEICNSGKCGLFGSGGLIMFDVSNVTVRYHPIDIIPVVVIGIVGGILGSLYNHLLHKILRLYNLINQKGRMHKLLLSLAVALFTSVCQYGLPFLAKCTPCGSLPPDSESVCPTNGRSGNFKQFNCPPGHYNDLATLLLTTNDDAVRNIFSTNTSQEYQPFSLLIFFALYCILGLFTFGIAVPSGLFLPIILMGSGYGRLIGIFMEPYTKNDQGLFAVLGAASLMAGSMRMTVSLCVIFLELTSNLLLLPITMMVLLIAKTVGDCFNPSIYEIILHLKGLPFMDANPEPWMRNLTVGDLVDVKPAVISLHGVEKVANIVDALKNTTHNGFPVMDDGVVPPVGQANEATELHGLILRAHLIQALKKKWFLKERRRTEEWEVREKFTSVELAERGNMEEVAITREEMEMFVDLQPLTNTTPFTVLESVSVAKAMILFRQVGLRHLLVVPKYQASGVSPVIGILTRQDLLPYNILTVFPHLAKHKNREKRN, encoded by the exons ATGGGAGAAGAAAGCTTAACAATCCATAACAAAATGGAAGAAGTTgttgaaagagaagaagaagaagtaataGACCcagaaggcaatccactaaatcAGCCTCTACTCATCAAGAGGAATCGGACACTGTCTTCCAATCCACTTGCTCTGGTCGGAGCAAAAGTTTCCTATATAGAAAGCTTGGACTATGA GATAAATGAGAATGATCTGTTCAAGCATAATTGGAGAAGCAGATCAAGAGTTGAAGTATTGCAGTACATATTCTTGAAATGGACCCTGGCACTTCTTGTTGGACTTCTCACTGGTATTATAGCCACCCTCATCAATCTTGCTGTTGAGAACATTGCAGGATACAAGCTTCTGGCTGTTCTTAGATACATCCACACAGAAAG GTACTTGGCGGGTTTCCTATATTTCACGGGCGTTAATTTGTTCTTAACATTGATTGCTGCTGTtctgtgtgtgtgttttgcacCCACAGCAGCTGGACCGGGAATACCTGAAATCAAAGCTTATCTTAATGGCATTGATACTCCCAACATGTTTGGTGCTACAACGTTAATAGTCAAG ATAATTGGAAGCATTGGAGCCGTCGCTGCAGGCTTAGATCTGGGGAAAGAAGGACCCTTGGTACACATAGGAAGCTGCATTGCTTCCTTACTAGGCCAGGGAGGCCCTGACAATTACAAGATCAAATGGCGCTGGCTCCGATACTTCAACAACGATCGCGATCGCCGGGATCTTATTACCTGCGGTGCATCTGCAGGAGTTTGTGCAGCGTTTCGCGCACCTGTGGGTGGAGTTCTCTTTGCCCTTGAAGAGGTGGCAACATGGTGGAGGAGTGCACTCCTATGGAGAACTTTCTTCTGCACAgctgttgtggtggtggtgctcaGGGCCTTCATTGAAATCTGCAACTCTGGGAAATGTGGCCTTTTTGGGTCAGGAGGGTTGATCATGTTTGATGTGAGCAATGTCACTGTTAGGTACCATCCTATTGATATCATCCCAGTTGTAGTCATTGGAATCGTAGGTGGGATATTGGGAAGCCTTTACAATCATCTTCTACACAAGATCCTCAGACTCTACAATCTCATCAATCA GAAAGGAAGAATGCACAAACTCCTCCTCAGTCTTGCAGTTGCACTCTTCACATCAGTGTGTCAATATGGTCTCCCATTCCTAGCAAAATGTACCCCTTGTGGCTCACTGCCTCCAGATTCAGAGTCTGTCTGCCCCACCAATGGAAGGTCTGGAAATTTCAAACAATTCAACTGCCCACCTGGCCACTACAACGATCTTGCCACCCTTCTGCTTACAACTAATGACGATGCTGTTCGAAACATATTCTCAACAAACACTTCTCAAGAATATCAACCCTTCTCCCTCCTAATTTTCTTTGCACTCTATTGCATATTGGGACTCTTTACTTTTGGAATTGCCGTGCCGTCCGGACTGTTCCTCCCAATCATCCTTATGGGCTCAGGTTATGGCCGCCTTATCGGCATCTTCATGGAACCTTACACAAAAAATGATCAAGGGTTGTTTGCAGTACTTGGTGCAGCCTCCCTCATGGCTGGTTCCATGAGGATGACTGTATCCTTATGTGTGATCTTCCTTGAACTCACCAGCAATCTTCTCCTGCTACCAATAACAATGATGGTTCTCCTAATAGCCAAAACTGTCGGAGACTGTTTCAATCCAAGCATCTATGAGATTATACTGCACTTGAAAGGCCTTCCTTTCATGGATGCAAATCCTGAACCATGGATGAGAAATCTCACTGTAGGTGATCTTGTTGATGTCAAGCCAGCAGTGATTTCCCTCCATGGAGTAGAAAAGGTAGCCAATATAGTAGATGCCTTGAAAAACACCACCCATAACGGTTTCCCTGTTATGGATGATGGGGTAGTACCACCGGTAGGACAGGCCAATGAGGCAACAGAACTGCATGGACTAATTCTAAGAGCACACCTTATCCAAGCATTAAAAAAGAAGTGGTTCTTGAAAGAGAGAAGGAGAACAGAGGAATGGGAAGTAAGAGAGAAATTTACCTCGGTAGAGCTGGCTGAGAGAGGGAATATGGAAGAGGTGGCTATAACAAGGGAGGAAATGGAGATGTTTGTTGATCTACAGCCTCTCACTAATACAACTCCCTTTACAGTGCTAGAGAGCGTATCAGTAGCAAAGGCAATGATCCTCTTCAGGCAAGTTGGACTTCGCCATCTGCTTGTGGTACCCAAGTATCAGGCATCTGGG GTATCCCCTGTAATTGGGATCTTGACCAGACAGGATCTACTGCCCTACAACATTCTGACAGTCTTTCCTCACCTGGCAAAACATAAGAACAGAGAAAAGAGGAACTGA